ATTCTGTCCGGCGCAGGCTTTGTGTTCGGCTGGAATAATGCGATGTTTTCATTAATTGCTTATTACATTGCTTTTAAACTGATAGATATTACACTTGAAGGTCTGGATCAGTCGAAATCGGTATGGATTATCAGCGATAAATTCCGTGATATCGGCGAAGCTCTGACGGAGCGTCTGGGACGCGGAGTGACTTATCTTGATGGTGAAGGCGGATTCTCCGGCGATAACAAGAAAGTGATCTTTGTAGTTATTACCCGTCTGGAAGAAGCGAAGCTGAAGTCTATCGTAGAGGATTGGGATACCGAAGCATTCATCGCGATAGGCAATATCCATGATGTTAAGGGCGGCCGATTCAAGAAAAAAGCAATTCATTAGCATTAGCGTCACCGGTTCAGCCGGAACGCTTCGAAGGAAGGTATATTTACGAACGACAGAGTAACCCATACGGCGGTCCTGACTTGCTTCGCCGCATGCCCATATATAATAATACCTTCCGTCCTGATTAAGGACGCCAGGGTAAGCCCGCAGCCTGAGAATGGCATTTGCGGGCTTATTGCTGTCCTGAGGGAAGCTTGGCAATAATTGCTTCGACCGGCTGAGGAGGAACCTTGGCAATCAGATCTCCTAACCGGCTGAGACGCTCTTCTATATTCAGCAGGTTAAAATCTGTAGGCTTGACGCCCCGTTCAACCTCCTCCCACAGGAGGGGAGTGGAGACAGTAGCCAGCGGCCGGGCGCGCGGGGTGTAAGGGGCAGCGAGTGTTTTGCCGCCGTAATGCTGGAGATAATCGAAGTATATTTTGTCCCCGCGATGCTTCTTCAGGCGCTCCAGGGTGAAGAGATCGGGCCGCTTCTCGGTAACATAACGGCCTACGAAATGCCCGATCCGGCGCAGATCATCGAAGGTGACCCCCGGCTTAACCGGAACAATGATCTGCACTCCGGTGGCTCCCGAGGTTTTGGGAACCGAGGCCAGCCCGAGCGATCTCAGCACCTCTCCTACCACAGCAGCAGCTTCCATAATCCGCGGTTCGACCTCAAGCGAAGGGTCCAGATCGATCATCCATTCGCAGGGCAGCGTACTGCCGGCATAATGGAGGGAAGGGTGGAATTCGAGCGCGGCCAGATTGCCCAGCCAGAGCAGCTCCGGCAGGCCCTGCAGCACAATGTAGGTAATATCATCCTGCACCGCCGTGCTGACGAATTCCGGCAGCGGCTCCGGGGCGTTCTTCTGATAGAAGGACATCCCGGGGACGCCGTGGGGATAGCGGATCACCGTGAGCAGCCGGTCCTTGCAATAGCGCAGCAGGTAGGGCGAGAGGGCTGCAAGCTTTTGCAGATAGATCTGCTTAGTGATGCCCATCTCGGGCCAAAGCGGTTTGTCGGGATTGGTGATGCTGATTTGCTGCCCGTCTACGGTAATAGTTCCTTTAGTGGCCGCTGGCATGGGACACCCCTCCTTAGGCTTGTCTATGTCTGCCTATATAGATTGAACCAATGATTTTTATATTTAAGGGTTATCCGTGACTCCAGAGAAGTTTTGGACTTCCGGCCGCTGTTGTCTGCAGATTTCATGATTTTATACCGTTTTTAACGGTTGAAATCCGCAGACAAAGGCGGTCGCTACCGCTCCTCCAGTTCCAAAATTCCCCTCCGCCACTTTCCCCTTAACTTAAATTCCAAGTTCAATCTATATAGTATTTGCCTTACTTTAGTTTTTCAGTCGGGATTCCGGCAAAGACAGGCCAGTGTACTTTTTTTACGCAAAATGTCCCTTTTGGCCCGAGCAGGCGCTTATAAGAGTGTTAGCTAGAAGAGAGGAGCGTTTTACGATTTTGGATGAAATGGAACACCTCGTTGTTAAGGTTCAAAACGGCGAAGTGGAGCAGTACGGGCGGATCGTTGAAGCTTTTCAGCAGCCGATGTACCGTTATTGCAGCCGTCTGCTAGGCAGCGGGGCAGAGGCGGAGGATGCCGTGCAGGAGATTCTGGTCAAAGCCTATCAAAATATCGGCAAGTATCGTCCGCTGGTCAGCTTCTCTTCATGGATGTATAAAATCGCCTATCATCATTGCCTGGCGGTTATCCGCCAGCGCCAGCGGCAGAGCCGGGTGATGCTGCTGCTGCGGCCGCAGAAATATGCGGAAAGCCCGGAGCAGCAGATGGACCGATTCCTGTTCGATGAACCGCTCGCTGTAGCGCTATCCCGGCTGAAGCCGGAGGAGCGGAACCTGCTGGTGCTGCGGATTTTTGAAGAGCAGAGCTTTGCCGAAATCGCCGTCATTCTGGGCAAGAATCAGGATGCGGTCAAGAAAAGATACCGGCGTACGATCGTTAAGCTCACCGACCTGCTGCAATCGCAAAGAGAGGGGGAGGCATCACCATGGACGAGCAATTCACTGCTGAAGAAAAAAGGATAAGACGAATGGGCGCAGGTGAGGCAGCGGGCAGCATTGATGTTAAGTCATCCGTTATGGAGCGGGTACGGGTCATCCATGACCAGCGTCTTGCATCAGAGGGCGGCGGAACGCCAGCTTCACCGGGGCAAGCGGTGCCAGAAATGGTTAGGCAGGGGCCTGTGATGACCAGGCAGCAAATGCCTGCGAAGCGTCCTGCGGTACAGCGGGGCAGAAGGCTGGCCGCCGGACTCTGCGCAGTTGCGCTGCTGGGGCTGGCTGGGTTTAGCGTTCTCCGCCATGTGACGGACCAGGAAACTACGGGGACGCTGCACCCGGACTTTGCGGTCATCCGGCAGACGGAGGGGCAGCCTCTGGTCTTGAAGGATAACGGCGGCAGAATTGTGGCACAGGTGAAGAATGCAGAATTGAAGGTCTACACGCCGGCCTACATTGGCTCTAGCTCTGCCCGAGAACGTTTCTTTAAGCTAAGGGAGCAATATGAACAACAGGCGCAAGCGGATTTACAGCCGGGAGAGACAGCAGCTTATTATGTCAATGACAGTGAATTGATTGCATTGATGAACG
This genomic interval from Paenibacillus sp. FSL H8-0332 contains the following:
- the ligD gene encoding non-homologous end-joining DNA ligase, which encodes MPAATKGTITVDGQQISITNPDKPLWPEMGITKQIYLQKLAALSPYLLRYCKDRLLTVIRYPHGVPGMSFYQKNAPEPLPEFVSTAVQDDITYIVLQGLPELLWLGNLAALEFHPSLHYAGSTLPCEWMIDLDPSLEVEPRIMEAAAVVGEVLRSLGLASVPKTSGATGVQIIVPVKPGVTFDDLRRIGHFVGRYVTEKRPDLFTLERLKKHRGDKIYFDYLQHYGGKTLAAPYTPRARPLATVSTPLLWEEVERGVKPTDFNLLNIEERLSRLGDLIAKVPPQPVEAIIAKLPSGQQ
- a CDS encoding sigma-70 family RNA polymerase sigma factor; translated protein: MEHLVVKVQNGEVEQYGRIVEAFQQPMYRYCSRLLGSGAEAEDAVQEILVKAYQNIGKYRPLVSFSSWMYKIAYHHCLAVIRQRQRQSRVMLLLRPQKYAESPEQQMDRFLFDEPLAVALSRLKPEERNLLVLRIFEEQSFAEIAVILGKNQDAVKKRYRRTIVKLTDLLQSQREGEASPWTSNSLLKKKG